A genomic region of Branchiostoma lanceolatum isolate klBraLanc5 chromosome 4, klBraLanc5.hap2, whole genome shotgun sequence contains the following coding sequences:
- the LOC136431983 gene encoding nuclear exosome regulator NRDE2-like gives MAESPDGDELSSARSHGVSTLFPVAEEGESVSTEGQGGLFAAYQHDQALPSAGVDRRLDWLENTSFPQAHVADLWKLQEQRLAEENRSSSSETEDSADDEPQLLKKVKTEPGSSPSSGEEYGRKGGVSYHGNKRDRAVNDGSRRQNGDSQKEDVESRTHCHKKSRHKHRHKHKHKHKHKKHKTSRDKDSSEKTVVPGDKEPAGSIKTAPAAATIWIEDAGLRPECAFRVDKKPDKENLVYGSLYRLQLANYRRFGQSCLGLGKREGIRWSEKSSKGGKKRKRGYDSRYYSEKEVAKVLNNKVTRVEIIRTGKEKPPLEVQSSHYIPLDRLSGGVKGSSLEIKGQPVYTTPTQVYIQGHTSVNETPVKQQEQGHVDEEQMEGETSEENITRLTAEYNRTLRENPHDIQAWLDFVAFQDRVMQHGPVTVYSDVEREKRKKTSLAVMEKKVAILERAIDMNPSHPQLTLQHLKLCREFWDNKKLTNQWKEFAFKYPNNPAVLREYLMFSQSHFGTFTASKVHTLYGKCISKLRAILDGTFKSHKPLPHTEEQLLELFVQQCHFLKQAGHVEKAVSSYQALIEFTCFRPSTVAENTPVSGQVEFFEPFWDSSAPRVGEDGARGWRTWQEKKEKGGWEMNVTADDDVEDADEEEEVSSQSASKSQAWLDIESGREWVHWLPWRPDTKAGEMEEDCEDPDRLVLFDDVSDSLFQLSSQAMRLQLVFHFLQFLGVRTVPLHSSHSFHTHRHFKTALEEKQTLFSTRAVHHSLGWVPVCSGAASMNSWTKSEEPKQRETKLLQKFVQNVFSQVLQVFSGAAQLQLVLAWLQHEASAVLTLQAGKDKKRLKRRSKNVRRLAKRLLKEDQNRNNLALWGAYAQLEWLLGNKEEACKVFDTALSSVGQGAAEDRLAVFELYRTYAELELGLTGGDSSVLKKTSEPLSGSETSTKALHLLCTLGEKAKFSPLSDHTVSPTRVLKARRNYQQTLEEELTSYETAGCDGADGKPPPPCASGSFLVHLTVCYGLFQYLTIGMQASAEVFDVVLSTLTRMCQTYGKEDDLFDQHRCRTFMDLELVTSAYLKLLQRHLSCSTGSLQTVRTALQGALLIFPDSPEFLKMFIELESSHRSHIAGRLRRYFDRAVQEAATPIPFLFAIQAEMRRLEMISSQSSVVVTGVSHRVRSLLERGCSSPVAQGCVLMWRWFMAFEIQQGNPAQAKAVFYRALQNCPWAKLLYMDALQWFPDDLQDVLDIMVEKEIRVRAPLEEVELLMEGEGPVMEGEGPLVEGEIPLMQGKGPLFKGEGPDG, from the exons GTCTTCTAGTAGTGAGACTGAGGACAGTGCAGATGATGAACCTCAGCTCCTGAAGAAAGTCAAGACTGAGCCTGGCAGCAGTCCCAGCAGTGGGGAGGAGTATGGGAGGAAGGGTGGAgtcagttaccatggcaacaaaagGGACAGGGCTGTGAACGATGGCAGCAGAAGGCAAAATGGAGACTCTCAGAAAGAAGATGTTGAGAGCAGGACACATTGCCACAAGAAATCCAGACATAAACACAGgcacaaacataaacataagcATAAACACAAAAAGCACAAGACCTCCAGAGACAAAGATTCATCCGAGAAAACTGTGGTTCCTGGTGATAAAGA GCCTGCCGGGAGTATCAAGACCGCCCCGGCTGCTGCCACCATCTGGATCGAGGATGCTGGTCTGCGACCAGAATGTGCCTTCAGAGTGGACAAGAAACCAGACAAGGAGAACCTGGTGTACGGCTCTCTGTACCGCCTGCAGCTGGCTAACTACAGACGGTTTGGACAGTCCTGTCTGGGCCTGGGGAAGAGAGAAGGGATCAGATGGAGTGAGAAGTCCAGCAAGGGGGGAAAGAAGAGGAAGCGAGGATACGACTCACGATACTATAGTGAGAAGGAAGTGGCAAAAGTACTGAACAACAAGGTAACTAGGGTGGAAATAATACGGACCGGCAAGGAAAAACCTCCACTTGAGGTTCAGAGTTCACACTATATCCCTCTGGATAGGTTATCTGGAGGGGTCAAAGGTTCTTCATTAGAGATCAAAGGTCAGCCTGTATACACCACTCCTACACAGGTATACATCCAAGGACACACCTCAGTGAATGAAACTCCAGTCAAACAACAGGAGCAAGGACATGTGGATGAGGAACAGATGGAGGGAGAGACCTCAGAGGAGAACATTACCAGACTCACAGCAGAGTATAACAGGACACTCAGGGAAAACCCACATGACATACAGGCGTGGCTAGACTTTGTGGCTTTCCAGGATAGAGTGATGCAGCACGGACCCGTCACAGTGTACTCTGATGTAGAGAGGGAGAAACGCAAGAAGACGTCATTAGCAGTGATGGAGAAGAAAGTCGCCATCTTGGAGCGAGCTATTGACATGAACCCTTCTCACCCACAACTGACACTACAGCATCTCAAGTTGTGCAGGGAGTTCTGGGACAACAAGAAACTGACCAATCAATGGAAGGAATTTGCATTCAAATACCCAAACAACCCAGCAGTGTTGCGGGAATACTTGATGTTTTCTCAGTCTCACTTCGGCACCTTTACAGCATCCAAGGTACACACACTATATGGGAAGTGCATTAGCAAGCTGAGAGCCATTCTGGATGGAACATTCAAGTCGCACAAGCCTCTACCACATACAGAGGAACAGTTGCTGG AGCTATTTGTGCAGCAGTGCCATTTCCTAAAGCAGGCCGGCCATGTGGAGAAGGCTGTCTCCTCCTACCAGGCACTCATTGAGTTCACCTGCTTCCGCCCTTCCACTGTGGCAGAGAACACACCTGTGTCTGGACAG GTTGAGTTCTTTGAGCCGTTCTGGGACAGCAGTGCCCCGAGGGTGGGAGAGGACGGAGCGCGGGGCTGGAGGACgtggcaggagaagaaggagaagggaGGATGGGAGATGAACGTAACAGCAG ATGATGATGTGGAGGATGCAGATGAGGAAGAGGAGGTGTCGAGCCAGTCTGCATCCAAGAGTCAGGCCTGGCTGGACATCGAGAGTGGACGAGAATGGGTGcattggttgccatggcgacccgACACCAAGGCTGGTGAGATGGAGGAGGACTGTGAGGACCCTGACAGACTGGTGCTGTTTGACGACGTGTCGGACTCCCTGTTCCAGCTCAGCTCCCAGGCGATGAGGCTGCAGCTGGTCTTCCACTTCCTGCAGTTCCTAGGAGTCAGGACTGTACCACTACATTCTTCACATAG CttccacacacacaggcatTTCAAGACTGCCTTGGAGGAGAAACAGACTTTATTCTCTACCAGGGCTGTTCATCACAGCCTTGGTTGGGTGCCTGTTTGTAGTGGTGCTGCCAGTATGAACAGCTGGACAAAAAGTGAGGAACCCAAGCAGAGAGAAACAAAACTGCTGCAGAAGTTTGTGCAGAATGTGTTCAGCCAGGTGCTGCAGGTGTTCTCAGGTGCAGCACAGCTGCAGCTGGTCCTGGCCTGGTTGCAGCATGAGGCCTCAGCTGTCCTTACTCtgcag GCAGGGAAGGACAAAAAGCGGCTGAAACGTCGGAGCAAGAACGTTCGCAGGCTTGCCAAACGTCTACTGAAAGAGGACCAGAACAGAAACAACCTGGCACTGTGGGGGGCCTACGCACAGCTGGAATGGTTGCTAGGCAACAAGGAGGAGGCTTGTAAGGTGTTTGACACTGCCCTGAGCTCAGTGGGTCAGGGGGCAGCTGAGGACAGACTGGCGGTGTTCGAGCTGTACAGGACATATGCAGAGCTTGAACTTGGCCTGACAGGAGGAGACTCAAGTGTCCTTAAGAAGACGTCAGAACCTCTGTCAGGCAGTGAGACATCCACAAAAGCGCTTCACCTCCTGTGCACACTGGGTGAGAAAGCGAAGTTTAGCCCGCTGTCAGACCACACGGTTTCACCCACTCGTGTCCTGAAGGCCAGAAGGAACTATCAGCAGACTCTGGAGGAGGAACTCACCAGCTATGAGACAGCAGGATGTGATGGGGCAGACGGCAAACCTCCCCCACCTTGTGCAAGTGGAAGCTTCCTTGTGCACTTGACTGTGTGTTACGGACTGTTCCAATACCTGACAATAGGGATGCAGGCATCTGCAGAAGTGTTTGATGTTGTATTATCAACACTCACAAGGATGTGTCAAACATACGGCAAAGAGGATGACCTGTTTGATCAGCACAGGTGTAGAACTTTTATGGACTTGGAGTTAGTGACCTCTGCTTACCTCAAGCTGCTGCAGCGCCATCTATCATGTAGTACTGGATCCCTGCAGACTGTCAGAACTGCACTCCAGGGGGCGCTGCTCATCTTTCCTGATAGCCCAGAGTTTCTCAAAATGTTCATAGAACTGGAGTCAAG TCACAGGTCCCACATTGCTGGCCGGCTGCGGCGGTACTTTGACCGAGCTGTGCAGGAAGCAGCCACGCCCATCCCCTTCCTGTTTGCCATCCAGGCTGAGATGAGGAGGCTGGAGATGATCTCCAGTCAGTCCTCTGTTGTTGTG ACAGGTGTGTCCCACCGCGTCAGGTCTCTGTTAGAGCGGGGCTGCAGCTCCCCTGTCGCCCAGGGCTGTGTGCTGATGTGGAGGTGGTTCATGGCCTTTGAGATACAGCAGGGAAACCCTGCTCAGGCCAAGGCtgtgttctacagagccctgcAGAACTGTCCATGGGCAAAG TTGCTGTACATGGATGCTTTGCAGTGGTTCCCTGATGACCTTCAGGACGTCCTTGACATCATGGTGGAGAAGGAGATCCGCGTCAGGGCGCCACTGGAGGAGGTGGAGCTGCtgatggagggggaggggccaGTTATGGAGGGGGAGGGACCTCTTGTGGAGGGGGAGATACCACTTATGCAGGGGAAGGGGCCACTCTTTAAGGGGGAGGGACCAGATGGATAA